In Aphelocoma coerulescens isolate FSJ_1873_10779 chromosome 25, UR_Acoe_1.0, whole genome shotgun sequence, a genomic segment contains:
- the CRTC2 gene encoding LOW QUALITY PROTEIN: CREB-regulated transcription coactivator 2 (The sequence of the model RefSeq protein was modified relative to this genomic sequence to represent the inferred CDS: deleted 1 base in 1 codon), with translation MAAAGAGAGPGPGAGPSAGAGASNPRKFSEKIALQKQRQAEETAAFEEVMMEICSTRLQAQKLRLAHSRGPFYSGSLPNVNQIGTGVPEFQGPSPLDSTRSTRHHGLVERVQRDPRRMMSPLRRYVRQIDSSPYGPTYLSPPPEPSWRRTMPWSNFPMEKGHLFRLPSALNRTNSDSALHTSVMNPAPQDAYLGPSQAGPPPGRRTGFLDGDSDSKVFLFQVPPIEENFDDNKHSLKPWDTKKLSSSSARPRSCEVPGIHIFPSPDQPANVPLMPSALNTGGSLPDLTTLHFPSPLPTPLDPEEAPYPPLSGGSSTSNLATTMTHLGISGTGGVGLGYDPPGLPSPLQSSLSNPSLQSSLSNPNLQASLRSPSLQASLSNPSLQSSHSSSSIPSSLSNQSLPSSLSSSLSNPSLPTSPRSQPLQSSPSNPSLPSGLGGSFAATSPRRRVPLSPLSLPVAGDCRRQHPKQFSPTMSPTLSSITQGVPLDTSKLPADQRLPPYPYGQPGMLLGSQPPPRAPAPPPRPYNPPYPPGTALGQPLAQPPSDFGLGSLEQFGIGESPPGNSGGFPEELGALSYPPSEGGYDPPGLNRPNLSNCSRHGPIPNIIFTGDSPPGLSKEIATALAGVPGFEVEGGSLGGLGGLEEELRIEPLTLDGLSMLSDPCALLTDPAVEDSFRSDRLQ, from the exons atggcggcggcgggcgcgggggccgggcccgggcccgGCGCGGGACCCTCGGCCGGAGCCGGTGCGTCCAACCCGCGCAAGTTTAGCGAGAAGATCGCACTGCAGAAGCAGCGGCAGGCGGAGGAGACCGCGGCCTTCGAGGAGGTCATGATGGAGATCTGCTCCACACGG CTGCAGGCGCAGAAGCTGCGGCTGGCCCACAGCCGGGGGCCCTTCTACAGCGGCTCCCTGCCCAACGTCAACCAGATCGGCACCGGCGTTCCCGAATTCCAG GGTCCGTCGCCGCTGGATTCCACGCGGAGCACGCGGCACCACGGGCTGGTGGAGCGCGTCCAGCGGGACCCGCGCCGGATGATGTCCCCCCTGCGCCGCTACGTCCGGCAGAT CGACAGCTCTCCCTACGGACCCACCTACCTGTCACCTCCGCCCGAGCCCAGCTGGAGGAG GACCATGCCCTGGAGCAATTTCCCGATGGAAAAAGGACATTTATTCCGGCTGCCCTCGGCTCTCAACAG GACGAATTCCGACTCGGCGCTGCACACGAGCGTGATGAACCCCGCGCCCCAGGACGCCTACCTGGGCCCCTCGCAGGCTGGGCCCCCCCCTGGCCGCCGCACCG GTTTCCTGGATGGAGACTCGGACAGCAAAG TGTTTCTTTTCCAAGTGCCTCCCATCGAAGAGAACTTCGACGACAACAAGCACTCGCTGAAGCCCTGGGACACCAAGAAG CTCTCTTCCTcctcggcccggccccgctcctgcGAGGTCCCGGGAATCCA cataTTCCCATCCCCGGATCAACCTGCCAACGTGCCCCTCATGCCCTCGGCCCTCAACACGGGCGGGTCCCTGCCTGACCTGACCACGCTGCACTTCCCAtcccccctgcccacccctctgGACCCCGAGGAGGCCCCGTACCCCCCCCTGAGCGGGGGCAGCAGCACCTCCAACCTGGCCACCACCATGACCCACCTGGGCATCAGCGGCACCGGCGGCGTCGGGCTGGGCTACGACCCCCCAG GACTCCCCTcacctctgcagagctccctgagTAACCCGTCCCTGCAGTCCTCCCTGAGCAATCCCAACCTCCAGGCCTCCCTGCGCAGCCCCTCGCTCCAGGCCTCCCTCAGCAACCCCTCGCTCCAGtcctcccacagcagctcctccatcccctcctctctctccaaccagtccctgccttcctccctgTCCTCCTCGCTCTCCAACCCCTCGCTGCCCACGTCCCCCCGGAGCCAGCCCCTCCAGTCCTCGCCCAGCAACCCCAGCCTGCcctcggggctggggggctccttcGCGGCCACCTCGCCGCGCCGGCGGGTCCCGCTCagccccctgtccctgcccgtggccgGCGACTGCAGACGGCAGCACCCCAAACAGTTCTCACCAACAATGTCACCCACATTGTCCTCCATCACCCAG GGCGTCCCCCTGGACACCAGCAAGCTGCCGGCGGACCAGCGGCTGCCGCCGTACCCCTACGGCCAGCCGGGAATGCTGCTGGGCTCCCAGCCCCCGCCGCgggcccccgcg ccccccccgcgcccctaCAACCCCCCGTacccccccggcaccgccctggggcagcccctggcacagccccccaGCGACTTCGGCCTGGGCAGC CTGGAGCAGTTCGGGATCGGGGAGAGCCCCCCTGGGAACAGCGGAGGGTTCCCCGAGGAGTTGGGGGCCCTGAGTTACCCCCCGAGCGAGGGGGGCTACGACCCCCCAGGCCTGAACCGCCCAAACCTGAGCAACTGCAGCCGCCACGGCCCCATCCCCAACATCATCTTCACag GCGACTCCCCCCCCGGGCTGTCGAAGGAGATCGCCACGGCGCTGGCGGGGGTGCCGGGCTTCGAGGTGgagggggggtctctggggggtctgggggggctggaggaggagctGCGCATCGAGCCGCTGACGCTGGACGGGCTGAGCATGCTGAGCGACCCCTGCGCGCTGCTCACCGACCCCGCCGTCGAGGACTCCTTCCGCTCCGACCGCCTGCAGTGA
- the DENND4B gene encoding DENN domain-containing protein 4B isoform X1 has product MSDEKPPQLVDYFVVAGLAEASRALEEEQQPRPARPGEPITDVAVIIRSQGEEVPQGFTCIETTTSGHPVDLNAGLLNNPQMFLCYKRGRDKPPLIELGVHYEGKDRPKPGYQILDTTPYSRSANLASGSPGHQRTFLTFRRAAEPPGHHTLGVTDICLVMPSKGESTPHTFCRVDKNLNTSMWGPALFLCYKIAVAKGNTLVYEAGLLSRYPEQDSESFPLPESVPVFCLPMGATIESWPAGTKYPLPVFSTFVLTGASGDKVYGAAIQFHEAFPRERLSEAQALRLGLLSVVDRRPVPGRSLHTRKSICVLSHWPFFDVFRKFLMFIYRYSISGPHVLPLETHISHFMHNVPFPSPQRPRILVQMSPYDSLLLCRPVSSPLPLSGASFLTLLQNLGPDNAVALLVAVLTEQKLLIHSLRPDVLTSVGEALVAMIFPLRWQCPYIPLCPLALADVLCAPVPFIVGIHSSYFDLYEPPRDVIFVDLDTNTIFQSEERKLLSPRVLPRRPCKVLLASLHSLSQQLDELLSAPGEEEPPELVLSDAEAAGARRAQLELEARAAFLRFMACALRGYRSFLRPIAPAPAPAGRDAGSLFALQGFLRSRERAYQRFYGQLLRTQLFTQFIEDCSFASDREPCLEFFDTCVDKVRPCVPSACPRRAPGDPIAPLQVQVDLEKPEDTPLMELDDPRGGEHTVFITPPEQPAGPDGAEPPARYRYDGFPTLRPELLEPPRDPLVAQLCQARSSAPSSPAPRRTKQEMKVAQRVAQKSSAVPELWARCLLGHCYGLWFLYLPTHVRAAPAKLRALQLAYDVLRKMEQHKVVLPDEVCYRILMQLCGQYGEPVLSVRVLLEMKRAGIVPNTVTYGYYNKAVLESKWPAGTQGGRLRWAKLRNVVLGAAQFRQPLRQRERRSAAGDPPGDQPPPAPRPPLQRQTTWAGRSLRDPAPTPRLVKSGSLSFPRGEGGTRMGPGEPPLLPVTPPLPPPRPRVPPGSADGSLSDIATDESGGDEGPAGGPGGGPGGVTPRRGLAAKLQQLLSPGKRPPPRPTEPPREPGARRGSEQRDGDPTSRRSPAETLLRPRERPESTASESSVSLGSELDLSDASGGSTGGPKSTEPCSDGTAGTEPPALEVLLSSCSRCPGCAGLVFDEELMAGWTSDDSNLNTSCPFCCRSFVPFLSIEIRDFRRPPSPPRAGPVPPSPEGPVLSDRRRCLELDETPELCNGCADTPPPGRWERVAFAYLSPLVLRKELESLVENEGGELLARPELVDSHPIIFWNLVWYFQRLALPSNLPLLLLGSQHAPRDPQPPEPSRVRVRLLWDVLSPDPESCPPLYVLWRLHSNIPPRLHPWGPPPAPFSLTFLEALLSHVGLNEVHKAIGLFLETLAAPGAPRTLHRSIYRELLFLTLAALGREHTDIAAFDRRYCSALGKLGGALGRDELRRRRAQPPSAKASDCRRTFGAPPEC; this is encoded by the exons ATGTCGGACGAGAAGCCCCCCCAGCTCGTGGATTACTTCGTGGTGGCCGGGCTGGCGGAGGCGTCGCGGGCgctggaggaggagcagcagccgcGGCCGGCGCGGCCCGGGGAGCCCATCACGGACGTGGCCGTGATCATCCGCTCGCAGGGCGAGGAGGTGCCGCAGGGCTTCACCTGCATCGAGACCACCACGTCGGGCCACCCCGTGGACCTCAACGCGGGGCTGCTCAACAACCCCCAGATGTTCCTGTGCTACAAACGCGGGCGGGACAAACCCCCCCTGATCGAGCTGGG GGTGCACTATGAGGGCAAGGACCGCCCGAAGCCGGGCTACCAGATCCTGGACACGACCCCCTACAGCCGCTCGGCCAACCTGGCCTCGGGGTCCCCGGGCCACCAGCGCACGTTCCTGACGTTCCGGCGCGCGGCCGAGCCCCCCGGCCACCACACGCTGGGGGTCACCGACATCTGCCTGGTGATGCCCAGCAAGGGCGAGAGCACCCCCCACACCTTCTGCCGCGTGGACAAGAACCTCAACACCAGcatg TGGGGCCCCGCGTTGTTCCTGTGCTACAAGATCGCCGTGGCCAAGGGCAACACGCTGGTCTACGAGGCAG GGCTGCTGAGCCGCTACCCCGAGCAGGACAGCGAGTCCTTCCCTCTGCCCGAGTCGGTGCCCGTGTtctgcctgcccatgggggCCACCATCGAGAGCTGGCCCGCGGGCACCAAGTACCCCCTGCCCGTCTTCTCCACCTTCGTCCTCACCGGCGCCTCGGGGGACAAG GTCTACGGCGCCGCCATCCAGTTCCACGAGGCGTTCCCGCGGGAGCGGCTGTCGGAGGCGCAGGCGCTGCGCCTGGGGCTGCTCAGCGTGGTGGACCGGCGGCCGGTGCCCGGGCGATCCCTGCACACCCGCAAGAGCATCTGCGTCCTGTCCCACTGGCCCTTCTTCGACGTCTTCCGCAAGTTCCTCATGTTCATCTACCGCTACTCCATCTCGGGCCCCCACGTGCTGCCCCTGGAGAC GCACATCTCCCACTTCATGCACAACGTGCCCTTCCCGTCCCCGCAGCGCCCGCGGATCCTGGTGCAG ATGTCCCCGTATGACAGCCTGCTGCTCTGCCGGCCCGTGTCCTCCCCGCTGCCGCTCAG CGGGGCCAGTTTCCTGACGCTGCTGCAGAACCTGGGCCCCGACAACGCCGTGGCGCTGCTGGTGGCCGTCCTGACCGAGCAGAAGCTGCTCATCCACTCCCTGCGGCCCGATGTGCTGACCAGCGTGGGAGAAGCCCTGGTGGCG ATGATCTTCCCCCTGCGCTGGCAGTGCCCCTACATCCCGCTGTGCCCGCTGGCGCTGGCTGACGTGCTGTGTGCCCCCGTGCCCTTCATTGTAGGCATCCACTCCAGCTACTTCGACCTCTACGAGCCCCCCCGCGACGTCATCTTCGTCGACCTGGACACCAACACCATTTTCCA GAGCGAGGAGCGGAAGCTGCTGTCGCCCCGCGTGCTGCCCCGCCGGCCCTGCAAGGTGCTGCTGGCCTCGCTGCACagcctgtcccagcagctggacgAGC TGCTGAGCGCGCCGGGCGAGGAGGAGCCGCCGGAGCTGGTGCTGAGCGACGCGGAGGCCGCGGGCGCGCGCCGGgcgcagctggagctggaggcgCGGGCGGCCTTCCTGCGCTTCATGGCCTGCGCCCTGCGCGGGTACCGCTCCTTCCTGCGCCCCATCgcgcccgcgcccgccccggccgGCCGCGACGCCGGGAGCCTCTTCGCGCTGCAGG GGTTCCTGCGCTCCCGGGAGCGGGCGTACCAGCGCTTCTACGGGCAGCTGCTGCGCACGCAGCTCTTCACGCAGTTCATCGAGGACTGCTCCTTCGCCAGCGACCGCGAGCCCTGCCTCGAGTTCTTCGACACCTGCGTGGACAAGGTGCGTCCCTGCGTCCCCTCCGCGTGTCCCCGCCGTGCTCCCGGTGACCCCATCGCCCCTCTGCAGGTGCAGGTGGACCTGGAGAAGCCCGAGGACACGCCCCTGATGGAGCTGGATGACCCCCGGGGCGGGGAGCACACGGTGTTCATCACCCCCCCGGAGCAGCCGGCGGGGCCGGACGGGGCTGAACCCCCTGCCCGGTACAG GTATGATGGGTTCCCCACGCTGCGcccggagctgctggagcctccCCGGGACCCGCTGGTggcacagctgtgccaggcccgGAGCAGCGCCCCGAGCAGCCCCGCCCCACGGCGCACCAAGCAG GAGATGAAGGTGGCCCAGCGGGTGGCCCAGAAGTCGTCGGCGGTGCCCGAGCTGTGGGCACGGTGCCTGCTGGGGCACTGCTACGGGCTCTGGTTCCTGTACCTGCCCACCCACGTGCGCGCCGCCCCCGCCAAGCTCCGCGCGCTGCAGCTCGCCTACGACGTCCTGCGCAAGATGGAGCAGCACAAGGTGGTGCTGCCCGACGAG gtgtgttaCCGCATCCTGATGCAGCTCTGCGGGCAGTACGGGGAGCCCGTGCTGTCCGTGCGCGTCCTGCTCGAGATGAAACGCGCCGGCATCGTCCCCAACACCGTCACCTACGGCTACTACAACAAG GCGGTGCTGGAGAGCAAGTGGCCGGCGGGGACTCAGGGGGGGCGGCTGCGCTGGGCCAAGCTCCGGAATGTGGTGCTGGGGGCGGCGCAGTTCCGGCAGCCCCTGCGGCAGCGGGAACGCCGGAGCGCCGCCGGAGACCCCCCGG GTGACCAGCCTCCCccggccccccgcccccccctgCAGCGCCAGACCACCTGGGCGGGCCGGAGCCTGCGGGACCCGGCCCCGACCCCGCGGCTGGTCAAGAGCGgcagcctcagtttcccccgGGGCGAGGGGGGGACGCGGAtggggccgggggagcccccCTTACTCCCCGTGACGCCCCCCCTGCCGCCCCCCCGCCCGCGGGTCCCCCCCGGCTCGGCCGACGGGAGCCTCTCGGACATCGCCACGGACGAGAGCGGCGGGGACGAGGGGCcggccgggggtcccggggggggtcccgggggggtgaCCCCACGCCGGGGGCTGGCGGccaagctgcagcagctgctgtcccccgGGAAGcggccccccccgcgccccacagagcccccccGGGAGCCCGGGGCGCGCCGGGGCTCGGAGCAGCGGGATGGGGACCCCACCTCACGCCGCAGCCCCGCCGAGACCCTGCTGCGGCCCCGGGAGCGCCCCGAGTCCACGGCCTCAGAG AGCTCCGTGTCCCTGGGCAGCGAACTGGACCTGTCCGATGCCTCGGGGGGCAGCACCGGGGGCCCCAAATCCACGGAGCCCTGCTCGGatgggacagcggggacagagCCCCCCGCCCTGGAG gtgctgcTGTCCAGCTGCTCGCGCTGCCCGGGCTGTGCCGGGCTCGTGTTCGACGAGGAGCTCATGGCCGGCTGGACCTCGGACGATTCCAACCTCAAcacctcctgccccttctgCTGCCGCTCCTTCGTGCCCTTCCTGAGCATCGAGATCCGCGACTTCCGACGGCCCCCCag CCCCCCCAGGGCCGGCCCGGTGCCCCCCTCCCCAGAGGGGCCGGTGCTCAGCGACCGCCGGCGCTGCCTCGAGCTGGACGAGACCCCCGAGCTGTGCAACGGCTGCGCCGACACCCCG CCCccggggcgctgggagcgcgtGGCCTTCGCCTACCTGAGCCCGCTGGTGCTGCGCAAGGAGCTGGAGAGCCTGGTGGAGAACGAGGGCGGGGAGCTGCTGGCGCGCCCCGAGCTCGTGGACAGCCACCCCATCATCTTCTGGAACCTCGTGTGGTACTTCCAGcgcctggccctgcccagcaacctccccctgctgctgctgggctcccAGCACGCGCCCCGCGACCCCCAG CCCCCCGAGCCCTCCCGTGTCCGTGTGCGGCTCCTGTGGGATGTGCTGAGCCCCGACCCCGAGAGCTGCCCCCCACTCTACGTGCTCTGGAGGCTGCACA gtaACATCCCCCCGCGGCTGCACCCCTGgggccccccgcccgccccgttCTCGCTGACCTTCCTCGAGGCCCTGCTGAGCCACGTGGGGCTCAACGAGGTCCACAAAGCCATCGGGCTCTTCCTGGAGACCCTCGCGGCGCCCGGAGCCCCCCGGACCCTGCACAG GAGCATCTACCGGGAGCTGCTGTTCCTGACGCTGGCAGCGCTGGGCCGGGAGCACACGGACATCG CCGCCTTCGACCGCCGGTACTGCTCGGCGCTGGGGAAGctcgggggggccctgggccgGGACGAGCTGCGGAGGCGCCGGGCGCAGCCCCCCAGCGCCAAAGCCTCCGACTGCCGCCGCACCTTCGGGGCCCCCCCCGAGTGCTGA
- the DENND4B gene encoding DENN domain-containing protein 4B isoform X2, whose amino-acid sequence MSDEKPPQLVDYFVVAGLAEASRALEEEQQPRPARPGEPITDVAVIIRSQGEEVPQGFTCIETTTSGHPVDLNAGLLNNPQMFLCYKRGRDKPPLIELGVHYEGKDRPKPGYQILDTTPYSRSANLASGSPGHQRTFLTFRRAAEPPGHHTLGVTDICLVMPSKGESTPHTFCRVDKNLNTSMWGPALFLCYKIAVAKGNTLVYEAGLLSRYPEQDSESFPLPESVPVFCLPMGATIESWPAGTKYPLPVFSTFVLTGASGDKVYGAAIQFHEAFPRERLSEAQALRLGLLSVVDRRPVPGRSLHTRKSICVLSHWPFFDVFRKFLMFIYRYSISGPHVLPLETHISHFMHNVPFPSPQRPRILVQMSPYDSLLLCRPVSSPLPLSGASFLTLLQNLGPDNAVALLVAVLTEQKLLIHSLRPDVLTSVGEALVAMIFPLRWQCPYIPLCPLALADVLCAPVPFIVGIHSSYFDLYEPPRDVIFVDLDTNTIFQSEERKLLSPRVLPRRPCKVLLASLHSLSQQLDELLSAPGEEEPPELVLSDAEAAGARRAQLELEARAAFLRFMACALRGYRSFLRPIAPAPAPAGRDAGSLFALQGFLRSRERAYQRFYGQLLRTQLFTQFIEDCSFASDREPCLEFFDTCVDKVQVDLEKPEDTPLMELDDPRGGEHTVFITPPEQPAGPDGAEPPARYRYDGFPTLRPELLEPPRDPLVAQLCQARSSAPSSPAPRRTKQEMKVAQRVAQKSSAVPELWARCLLGHCYGLWFLYLPTHVRAAPAKLRALQLAYDVLRKMEQHKVVLPDEVCYRILMQLCGQYGEPVLSVRVLLEMKRAGIVPNTVTYGYYNKAVLESKWPAGTQGGRLRWAKLRNVVLGAAQFRQPLRQRERRSAAGDPPGDQPPPAPRPPLQRQTTWAGRSLRDPAPTPRLVKSGSLSFPRGEGGTRMGPGEPPLLPVTPPLPPPRPRVPPGSADGSLSDIATDESGGDEGPAGGPGGGPGGVTPRRGLAAKLQQLLSPGKRPPPRPTEPPREPGARRGSEQRDGDPTSRRSPAETLLRPRERPESTASESSVSLGSELDLSDASGGSTGGPKSTEPCSDGTAGTEPPALEVLLSSCSRCPGCAGLVFDEELMAGWTSDDSNLNTSCPFCCRSFVPFLSIEIRDFRRPPSPPRAGPVPPSPEGPVLSDRRRCLELDETPELCNGCADTPPPGRWERVAFAYLSPLVLRKELESLVENEGGELLARPELVDSHPIIFWNLVWYFQRLALPSNLPLLLLGSQHAPRDPQPPEPSRVRVRLLWDVLSPDPESCPPLYVLWRLHSNIPPRLHPWGPPPAPFSLTFLEALLSHVGLNEVHKAIGLFLETLAAPGAPRTLHRSIYRELLFLTLAALGREHTDIAAFDRRYCSALGKLGGALGRDELRRRRAQPPSAKASDCRRTFGAPPEC is encoded by the exons ATGTCGGACGAGAAGCCCCCCCAGCTCGTGGATTACTTCGTGGTGGCCGGGCTGGCGGAGGCGTCGCGGGCgctggaggaggagcagcagccgcGGCCGGCGCGGCCCGGGGAGCCCATCACGGACGTGGCCGTGATCATCCGCTCGCAGGGCGAGGAGGTGCCGCAGGGCTTCACCTGCATCGAGACCACCACGTCGGGCCACCCCGTGGACCTCAACGCGGGGCTGCTCAACAACCCCCAGATGTTCCTGTGCTACAAACGCGGGCGGGACAAACCCCCCCTGATCGAGCTGGG GGTGCACTATGAGGGCAAGGACCGCCCGAAGCCGGGCTACCAGATCCTGGACACGACCCCCTACAGCCGCTCGGCCAACCTGGCCTCGGGGTCCCCGGGCCACCAGCGCACGTTCCTGACGTTCCGGCGCGCGGCCGAGCCCCCCGGCCACCACACGCTGGGGGTCACCGACATCTGCCTGGTGATGCCCAGCAAGGGCGAGAGCACCCCCCACACCTTCTGCCGCGTGGACAAGAACCTCAACACCAGcatg TGGGGCCCCGCGTTGTTCCTGTGCTACAAGATCGCCGTGGCCAAGGGCAACACGCTGGTCTACGAGGCAG GGCTGCTGAGCCGCTACCCCGAGCAGGACAGCGAGTCCTTCCCTCTGCCCGAGTCGGTGCCCGTGTtctgcctgcccatgggggCCACCATCGAGAGCTGGCCCGCGGGCACCAAGTACCCCCTGCCCGTCTTCTCCACCTTCGTCCTCACCGGCGCCTCGGGGGACAAG GTCTACGGCGCCGCCATCCAGTTCCACGAGGCGTTCCCGCGGGAGCGGCTGTCGGAGGCGCAGGCGCTGCGCCTGGGGCTGCTCAGCGTGGTGGACCGGCGGCCGGTGCCCGGGCGATCCCTGCACACCCGCAAGAGCATCTGCGTCCTGTCCCACTGGCCCTTCTTCGACGTCTTCCGCAAGTTCCTCATGTTCATCTACCGCTACTCCATCTCGGGCCCCCACGTGCTGCCCCTGGAGAC GCACATCTCCCACTTCATGCACAACGTGCCCTTCCCGTCCCCGCAGCGCCCGCGGATCCTGGTGCAG ATGTCCCCGTATGACAGCCTGCTGCTCTGCCGGCCCGTGTCCTCCCCGCTGCCGCTCAG CGGGGCCAGTTTCCTGACGCTGCTGCAGAACCTGGGCCCCGACAACGCCGTGGCGCTGCTGGTGGCCGTCCTGACCGAGCAGAAGCTGCTCATCCACTCCCTGCGGCCCGATGTGCTGACCAGCGTGGGAGAAGCCCTGGTGGCG ATGATCTTCCCCCTGCGCTGGCAGTGCCCCTACATCCCGCTGTGCCCGCTGGCGCTGGCTGACGTGCTGTGTGCCCCCGTGCCCTTCATTGTAGGCATCCACTCCAGCTACTTCGACCTCTACGAGCCCCCCCGCGACGTCATCTTCGTCGACCTGGACACCAACACCATTTTCCA GAGCGAGGAGCGGAAGCTGCTGTCGCCCCGCGTGCTGCCCCGCCGGCCCTGCAAGGTGCTGCTGGCCTCGCTGCACagcctgtcccagcagctggacgAGC TGCTGAGCGCGCCGGGCGAGGAGGAGCCGCCGGAGCTGGTGCTGAGCGACGCGGAGGCCGCGGGCGCGCGCCGGgcgcagctggagctggaggcgCGGGCGGCCTTCCTGCGCTTCATGGCCTGCGCCCTGCGCGGGTACCGCTCCTTCCTGCGCCCCATCgcgcccgcgcccgccccggccgGCCGCGACGCCGGGAGCCTCTTCGCGCTGCAGG GGTTCCTGCGCTCCCGGGAGCGGGCGTACCAGCGCTTCTACGGGCAGCTGCTGCGCACGCAGCTCTTCACGCAGTTCATCGAGGACTGCTCCTTCGCCAGCGACCGCGAGCCCTGCCTCGAGTTCTTCGACACCTGCGTGGACAAG GTGCAGGTGGACCTGGAGAAGCCCGAGGACACGCCCCTGATGGAGCTGGATGACCCCCGGGGCGGGGAGCACACGGTGTTCATCACCCCCCCGGAGCAGCCGGCGGGGCCGGACGGGGCTGAACCCCCTGCCCGGTACAG GTATGATGGGTTCCCCACGCTGCGcccggagctgctggagcctccCCGGGACCCGCTGGTggcacagctgtgccaggcccgGAGCAGCGCCCCGAGCAGCCCCGCCCCACGGCGCACCAAGCAG GAGATGAAGGTGGCCCAGCGGGTGGCCCAGAAGTCGTCGGCGGTGCCCGAGCTGTGGGCACGGTGCCTGCTGGGGCACTGCTACGGGCTCTGGTTCCTGTACCTGCCCACCCACGTGCGCGCCGCCCCCGCCAAGCTCCGCGCGCTGCAGCTCGCCTACGACGTCCTGCGCAAGATGGAGCAGCACAAGGTGGTGCTGCCCGACGAG gtgtgttaCCGCATCCTGATGCAGCTCTGCGGGCAGTACGGGGAGCCCGTGCTGTCCGTGCGCGTCCTGCTCGAGATGAAACGCGCCGGCATCGTCCCCAACACCGTCACCTACGGCTACTACAACAAG GCGGTGCTGGAGAGCAAGTGGCCGGCGGGGACTCAGGGGGGGCGGCTGCGCTGGGCCAAGCTCCGGAATGTGGTGCTGGGGGCGGCGCAGTTCCGGCAGCCCCTGCGGCAGCGGGAACGCCGGAGCGCCGCCGGAGACCCCCCGG GTGACCAGCCTCCCccggccccccgcccccccctgCAGCGCCAGACCACCTGGGCGGGCCGGAGCCTGCGGGACCCGGCCCCGACCCCGCGGCTGGTCAAGAGCGgcagcctcagtttcccccgGGGCGAGGGGGGGACGCGGAtggggccgggggagcccccCTTACTCCCCGTGACGCCCCCCCTGCCGCCCCCCCGCCCGCGGGTCCCCCCCGGCTCGGCCGACGGGAGCCTCTCGGACATCGCCACGGACGAGAGCGGCGGGGACGAGGGGCcggccgggggtcccggggggggtcccgggggggtgaCCCCACGCCGGGGGCTGGCGGccaagctgcagcagctgctgtcccccgGGAAGcggccccccccgcgccccacagagcccccccGGGAGCCCGGGGCGCGCCGGGGCTCGGAGCAGCGGGATGGGGACCCCACCTCACGCCGCAGCCCCGCCGAGACCCTGCTGCGGCCCCGGGAGCGCCCCGAGTCCACGGCCTCAGAG AGCTCCGTGTCCCTGGGCAGCGAACTGGACCTGTCCGATGCCTCGGGGGGCAGCACCGGGGGCCCCAAATCCACGGAGCCCTGCTCGGatgggacagcggggacagagCCCCCCGCCCTGGAG gtgctgcTGTCCAGCTGCTCGCGCTGCCCGGGCTGTGCCGGGCTCGTGTTCGACGAGGAGCTCATGGCCGGCTGGACCTCGGACGATTCCAACCTCAAcacctcctgccccttctgCTGCCGCTCCTTCGTGCCCTTCCTGAGCATCGAGATCCGCGACTTCCGACGGCCCCCCag CCCCCCCAGGGCCGGCCCGGTGCCCCCCTCCCCAGAGGGGCCGGTGCTCAGCGACCGCCGGCGCTGCCTCGAGCTGGACGAGACCCCCGAGCTGTGCAACGGCTGCGCCGACACCCCG CCCccggggcgctgggagcgcgtGGCCTTCGCCTACCTGAGCCCGCTGGTGCTGCGCAAGGAGCTGGAGAGCCTGGTGGAGAACGAGGGCGGGGAGCTGCTGGCGCGCCCCGAGCTCGTGGACAGCCACCCCATCATCTTCTGGAACCTCGTGTGGTACTTCCAGcgcctggccctgcccagcaacctccccctgctgctgctgggctcccAGCACGCGCCCCGCGACCCCCAG CCCCCCGAGCCCTCCCGTGTCCGTGTGCGGCTCCTGTGGGATGTGCTGAGCCCCGACCCCGAGAGCTGCCCCCCACTCTACGTGCTCTGGAGGCTGCACA gtaACATCCCCCCGCGGCTGCACCCCTGgggccccccgcccgccccgttCTCGCTGACCTTCCTCGAGGCCCTGCTGAGCCACGTGGGGCTCAACGAGGTCCACAAAGCCATCGGGCTCTTCCTGGAGACCCTCGCGGCGCCCGGAGCCCCCCGGACCCTGCACAG GAGCATCTACCGGGAGCTGCTGTTCCTGACGCTGGCAGCGCTGGGCCGGGAGCACACGGACATCG CCGCCTTCGACCGCCGGTACTGCTCGGCGCTGGGGAAGctcgggggggccctgggccgGGACGAGCTGCGGAGGCGCCGGGCGCAGCCCCCCAGCGCCAAAGCCTCCGACTGCCGCCGCACCTTCGGGGCCCCCCCCGAGTGCTGA